tttatcttgatagattgaaaattaacagcaATGAGATGACTGATGaaaattatcacataatttattcagaaagtataaataacgacaaataaagatataatattatttaccgcaacatataagtaaaaaaaaacccaacaacattatgatttgtacattttcagtatgtgctttttctatttttaagtaaaataaacaatccgaagttgtctttatttttaagttatcgtgccgtgatttttaccagtccggcccacttgggtgtagatttttctccatgtggcccccgatataaaatgagtttgacacccctggcctaaactCTCCAAGTTTGTAAAattgtcaatttatgaatgtaaaacTGTTAATTTTTTGACCACTGGCCAAAGAAATGGCAAACATTTCAAATCGTAACTGGCAAAGTTGTTCCTACAGCAGATCAGATTTCCAGATAAACCCTCAAGTCACACATTCACCAGCAGATCCAAATTAGCTGCTTTGTCTGCAGTGCCAGTCATCCataacaatgtattttttttcataaatgtatATGCAATGATTGAGATCATTAGGAGTGAATTGGCGAAACAACTATTGATATctgtaaaacctttttttttttttaaattgttcatTAAATACTGATTCATTATGGCATTTAAACCACACTCTTTAAAACAAGAATTCTTAACATTTTTGACCTCAAGGCCCACTTTTCAAATACAAAAGGTCCCAGGGCCCACTCACTGAATTAGTGATGTTACTTTTGATTATAATCGTAGTCAAAAAGTATATCTAACCTGCTTATAATTTCTATAACAGGATAAACTTTATAAAATGATAGGAAACCATGtgataatcacaaagattattaggaagttttaggtcaggctgatttaaaatgttatattttttacaattacacAGTGCTAAATGAATACACACTAActgaattaataataaataaccaCAACCTATGtgtcttaaataaactgtcagtaaacttaagtgcaaatgaaaatacagcttcaccattttagtcatatttttgcgcttaaaaacttCTCAAGTTTAGCCCCAGACTTCTTctctttgtttgatattgtcattactgccacaagtggtggaaaagtgtattacaactatcTACCACTGCGGCCCATAAGAGctgagaaatatatatttttgggcgGCCCTCCCGGGGCCCAATggttaaaaaaagtatttaaagttTTGCTCTTAAAACCAAATGGCTGAGTGAATGATGCAATTTTACTCCCGGTTGCAATTCACCTACTGACTATGTGGGTTGCTCATCCTTAATTTAGATGAGTCAAAAAGCAGAAATGTGTGGGGAATTTAAAGGAAGCAAATGCAACAACAGAATGTGCAGtcaacaatgacaaaaaaaaagtgcctgGTTTTAATAATAGTTTGTGGGACATGGCACAAATGGTTTGAAAATAGTTTGTGTGCTTGTTAATCCTTTGATGCTCGTGTTTCACAAAAAATACATGTGAACCACATTTTCATTGTTTTCTAAGTGTCTTTGCGTCTTTACAACACATCCTGGACACTCAAAGGAGTTTACAATGTATAAGTCGATGTCGTATGTCTGTACGGTAAAAAGGTCAGTAACCTTTAGCTTTAACCCTAGAATGGCTGTTTCAAAATCATGCTTTATATTTGACAACTATGTGTTGATTTATGAAATCAATAAACTACAAACAGAAATCAGCTCACCTATTTCCATTTTGTAACAGTAAAAAAAACGCCCAATTGCAATGCAAAAAAATCCTACATAATTTAGAAGAAGCAATAAATACCAGTTTGTCTTGATTTGTGGGTAACTCAGATCCGTCAACCTAAACATAAACCACAACTGAGGTAGgtgtacaatggggcaaaaagtatttagtcagccaccgattgtgcatgttctcccacttaaaatgataacagaggtctgtaattgtcatcataggtacacttcaactgtgagagacagaatgtgaaaaaaaatccaggaattcacattgtaggaattttaaagaatttatttgtaaattatggtggaacataagtatttggtcaaccattcaaagctcttactgatggaaggaggttttggctcaaaatctcacgatatatggccccattcattctttccttaacacagatcaatcgtcctgtccccttagcagaaaaacagccccaaagcatgatgtttccacccccatgcttcacagtaggtgtggtgttcttgggatgcaactcagtattcctcttcctccaaacacgacgagttgagtttataccaaaatggatacatggatgatacagcagaggattgggagaatgtcatctggtcagacgaaaccaaaatataactttttggttgcacaattggtggcggactaaatacttttttgcctcactgtaggTTGATGTCGTAGGTCTGTACGGTAAAAAGGTCGGCAACCTTTAGCTTTAACCCTAGAATGGCTGTTTCAAAATCATGCTTTAAATTCGACAATTATGTGTTTATTTATGACATCAATAAACTACAAACAGAAAACAGCTGACCTATTTCCATTTTGTAACagtaaaaaaacacctaattgcaATGTAAAAAAATCCTTCATAATTTAAAAGAAGCAAGAAATACCAGTTTTTCTTGATTTGTGGGTAACTCAGATCTGTTAACTAAACATAAACCACAACTGAGGTAGGTGTATGTTGCCTAACTCGTAGAACCGTCTGGTCTAAGTGAGTTCCCTAGGGCAGACCTTATGGTTCAGCCCATATGAGTCCACAAATCTGGGGTGCCATGGTATCATTGAGTATGTTGTGGCAAACATTCAGATTTCAGTCTGATGGCTAAACCTTTATAACCCAGGGAGGTTACAGCTCTCCATCCTCTTAAGTCACAGTTTACGGAATGAGGATAACAACGTAGCCATTTTTTTTGCATGGGGTGGATGGATCTGTAGCTGTGCGCATCTCGGTAGCTAAGATTTAAGCTACACAACCGAGTATTGATCAagttgaaactttttttttaaatcaatattgcCATGGCGTGAGTTCTGATTTAAAAACAACTACACCAGTTTGGGGTTTGATTAAACGGCATTTTGAAAATTGATTTATTTCATTTGGTTAGTGGGTTAGtgcgggcttcacagtggcagaggggttagtgcgtctgcctcacaatacgaagttcctgcagtcctgggttcaaatccaggcttgggatctttcggtgtggagtttgcatgttctcccagtgaaagcgtgggttccctccgggtactccggcttcctcccacttccaaagacatgcacctggggataggttgattggcaacactaaattggccctagtgtgtgaatgtgagtgtgaatgttgtctgtctatctgtgttggccctgcgatgaggtggcgacttgtccagagtgtaccccgccttccgcccgattgtagctgagataggctccagcgccccccgcgaccccgaaagggaataagcggtagaaaatggatggatggatggatttgatgtGCGTCCTTATGAGCTGAGCTCGGTCCTCCCCCTCCAAATCCTCTTACTTCCAAGAAAGTAACCCAACTTTGAGTTTTGGCAACGTGGCTATGATTGGTCGGCTTTCAGTACGTGATTTCCTTCGTTTATACAACTTCTTTAGAGGGCCTTTTTGCCTCTTCTTCTGAATTCGGATCAATATTTGCAATAAAAGTAATTTTGTTACAAATTGATTAGTTTCAGTTACAATAACACTCTCCGTCTTCCTTTAAGTTGCCATTCAATAGGGACAGTTCCCCTCGTCTGGTAGAACAAAAATTCATTTCTTTCTGGTTCTCCCCAGACAAGCCATGCCATCAGTTCCCTTGTCCAAAGAGAGCCCTGTCAAGAGCCCCGTCTGCCCCCATTCTGCTAAGCTGCACCAACACACCAACGGTGATACCAAACTGCGGGAGGGCAGGCTCCTGCATAATGGGGTTGAAGCGACAGCTGCGGTAGAGGACCCTGCAGAGCCCAACAGTGGCATTCAGAGGAAATGGATCCGACCAGACCTCCCCAGCCGCTGCAAGTGGAGCCTCGGAGCCTCACAGGCAGAGTCTCCTCATGTTCAAGTCCCCAGGTGAGTGATTAAAGACTCTGTGTGTTGTTTTCAGACTGAAAACCTTCATTTAGTTAAGAATAATATATTTACATTAAGCTAAAAGCCATGGCACCTTTTATTACACTCAAGGATGAGCATCTCCCAAAAAAATGTAACCTTGTCAACCGCAATGTGGACCTCAGAGCTGTGGTTGCGTTTTTCTTAATACATCATTTCCACTGTGTGTCTCTTGCAAAACAAACAATGACGCAGATTGAGGAGTGTCTCGGCAAGACTACCAAATACTTGCAATCATGAGAATATGATATAAATGTGGGTAGTTTCGGGAAGCAAAACACAATTAAAGTGATTGATGTTCCAAGTAATTAGTTCCAGCTTTCACAATGATATGGATGTTGCCTCAGTTGCTATTGTTCATTACCACAACACACAAAGCTAAATAGCTAGTCAACAAGAGCTATGGTTTGCTACTTCTCAGGAAAACACTGCCCTGAGTGTTTTAGCAAATAATTGCAAGTCACAAAGAGCTAGAACAGGTTCAAGACTGTTCAGCTGCAGCATAAAGCAGCCTATAGTGTGTGATTATTGTAATGCATTTTTGCTGACACACCTTTGTTTGCCCCCTTGACAGAAACATTACGCCTACCATTCTTCCTAACATCCTGCACAAAATTGGTGACACTCCCCTGGTGCGGATTAACAAGATCCCTAAAGCATTTGGACTCAAATGTGAACTATGTAAGACACATTCACAGATCCTCTCTCTCTGTTCTGCCCTAAAGTAGAATATTCATCACATATAGTCATGGCCAGAAATATTGGCACCCCTGCATTTCTGTCAGTTAATGCACCACTTCTTCCCGAAAATTGTTTAAATTACAAATGCTTTGGTattcaaatgtttatttattttgtttgcaaTGGAACAACACAAAAAAATCCACCAAAAAAGCCAAATCTGATATTATTTTACACGGACAGGGTATCCGCGTTCCTTAAAAAGTCTTCAAAACTCTTAAATTCATGTGTCTAAATTAAGgcattaaaaagtattacatttattagaaattcctaatatggtcttaaattcagtactcaatggtcctaaattgtcgggccagttttttttttttcggggcaggactttgagtaaaagttacggcacgtctttgagtaaaagtgagtgatttcagtgtcagtcgcgcgcagactccttcctttcttcctcgcgTCCCACGCCTTTCAGTCAGCATGGGGAAATGCAAGTTTTGCGAGGGTTGGCTGGGGGACAGCCGGTTTAAAATCTGGCTTAAGCCTGTTGCCAATCCCGAGgaggccaggtgcatactttgtaagagggatttcaaacttggcaccatgggaattagagcggtcgaatcgcacatgcagtgcggtaagcataaaatcgcggcagagagccaaaaacaaacaccgggcATCTCTCAGTTCTGCGTGGGTCCAGCGCCAACGCACCACCAGCTAGCAACAACTGCCGCTAGCAGCACTGACCTAACACTAATCTTTGGCgggacagcaacattaaaatctgaggtgttatggatcttgcacactgcggtgaaacatcaatcctatacctcaaatgacgggattggcgatctttttcgcgtgatgtttcctgattctcaggttgctaatacattttcctgcggaaaggataaaacagcatatattaAGAGACACAGATTAGCACCTCACATCCAAAACCTGCTCTTCGACCAAGTCAACGGGTCTCGGTATGTGTTAATgaagtgtaatttatttttaccctcacctcggttattatgtttttactggtgttggtttgtttgttttggaagtcaaagtttttggatctctcaagatttttgataagctgtttggcagagtggtgcttatcaatttgtttattaataaacatacaaaaagcaaacttgactgattgtcattgagatagtagtacagtgggatccccaaccgaTGCttgtatttatagattttttattatttttttcggtcttaaatttcattgaaggtggcattaaaaaggtcttaaaaagtcttaaatttgacttgctgaaacttGCAGATACCCTGACAGAACTCCCAAAAATTTACTGGACAAAATAATTGgcattttttcaaaattgtaagaAATACTTGTATTCTAAGCATGTGATGCTTCTTTAATTTGTAAATAAACTCACCTGTAGCAAGTAACAGGTGCTGGCAATATAGAAATCACAATTGCagccaggggcttcacggtgggagagtggttagtgcgtctgcctcacaatacgaagttcctgcggtcctgggttcaaatccaggctcgggatctttctgtgtggagtttgcatgttctccccgtgaatgcgtgggttccctccgggtactccggcttcctcccacctccaaagacatgcaactggggataggttgattggcaacactaaattggccctagtgtgtgaatgtgagtgtgaatgttgtctgtctatctgtgttggccctgcgatgaggtggcgacttgtccagggtgtaccccgccttccgcccgattgtagctgagatacgcgccagcgccccccgcgaccccgaaagggaataagcggtagaaaatggatggatggatggatttgcagcTAGTTAAAATGGAGAAAAGTTGACTAAACCTTTGTGTTGTGTGTCAGCATGGagaaaagaaagaagagcaaagaaCTCTCAGAAAATTTGAGAACCACGATTGTGGAAAAGCATGGACAATCACAAGGTTACAAGTCCATCTCcagatatataaatattcatgTGTCTTCTTTGCGCAATGTCATCAAGAAGTTTAAAGCCCAATGCACTGCAGCTAACCTCCCTGGACGTGGACGGAATGGAACAATTGATGAAAGACTGCAACAAAGGATTGTTAGACTTGTGGATAAGGAACCTGGATCCACTTCAAAAACTAATTCAAGCTGATCTGCAGACACAGGGTACAACAGTGTCAGCTCACACTGTCCGTCGCCATCTCAATAAAAAGGGACTATGGTTGGAGACCCAGGAGGACCCCGCTGCTAACAGAGAGGCATAAAAAAGCAAGACTGGAGTTTGCAAAAACTTACCGCAGGAAGCCAAAATCCTTCTGGGAGAACATcctatagaccaggggtgggcattacgttgatcgcgatcgactggtcgatcttggagggtgtgtcagtcgatctcaagccaggcattaaaaaatatacataaaaatgagcaatcatcaatcataccaagacttcactttcgtcagttgtttgacattctcggcacccgaggatcttgtgagaggacgctggctgctgcgagctcatttttaagaaaaaaaacactaacagggcggacgcagagaaacacattttatttctagagactccgtacctactgtcaaaactctaaagaccgactgcacagttcctgtcttcaccataaaagacctgtttcatcctgcctgtgctaacaaaataagagtctcagaaagctagcgtgcacaagctagcaagctacggagtttgatgccaatgtatttctccaccgccctcagcgaccgctttctcacttgcttgcccacccgcacactccctgacgtcactcacctgctgccagacattaaagggccacacacatatgctactctcataacaaagtgtttaaaaacgagtatgcaagttggacaaatgagatgccaaatccaaccactttcatgtggtattggacagaaaggaggactttttttttcctccatttgaaaatgcggacgttatcagcaccactgtctaattccaatcaatgcaagtcatcagaatcaaatacaccaacttatattcttcatgaaagaaaggaatctatgtgtgttaaacatgcttgtattatcattaaacaccattaacttgttaacaaaaatgtctctttcataaataaatacatataaattataaataggaatgaggtagatctcctcgacttggtcaattgaaaagtagctcgcctgcagaaaaagtgtgagcgcccctgctgtagACAGATGAGACTAAAGTGGAGCTTTTTGGTAAAGCCcgtcatcacattgtttacagaaaaaaaaatgaggCCTTCAAAGaaaagaacaccatccctacagtcaaacATGGTGGAGACTCACTGAGGTTTTGGGTTTGCTTTGCTGCTTCTGGTACGGGATGCCTTGACTGTGTGCATGGTATCATGAAATCTGAGGACTACCAAATAATTTTGGGGCATAATGTAGGGCCCAGAAAGCTGGGTCTCCGTCAGAGGTCATGGGTATTCCAGCAGGACAACAACCCAAAGCTGTTCAAAAAGCACACAACAATGACTTAAGACAAAGCGCTGGAGAGTTCTGAAGTGACCATTAATGAGTCCAGATCTAAATACCATAGAACATCTgtggagagatttaaaaacagcagttggAAGAAGTCACCCTTCAAATCTTAGAGACCTGAAGCAGTTTGCAAAAgaagagtggtccaaaattcTGGTAGCAATTTGTAAGAAACTCATTGATGGTTACAGGAAGCGATTGATTTcagttattttttccaaaagcTGTGCTACCAAATTTTAAGTAGAGGGTACCGATAATTTTTTCCAGTCCATTTTTGGAGTTCTGTGTAAAATAATATCAGGTTTGGcttttttctttttgtgttgttccaatgcaaacaaaataaataaatgttaagaaGAAAGCATTTGTAATTTCAACTGTTTTCTGGTAGAAGTGGTTTATTTATCTGACAGAAATGCAGGTGTGCCAATATTTTTGGCCCTGACCGCATATATGAAGATAATAGTTTGACAAGTTTTTTCCCCCATGATTTAGTGGCCAAGTGCGAGTTCTTTAACGCCGGCGGCAGTGTCAAAGACAGGATCAGTCTGCGAATGGTGGAAGATGCGGAGAGAGCAGGGATCCTCAAGCCAGGGGACACCATTATCGAGCCCACTTCTGGAAACACCGGTAAGTACGTGAACATGTTTGTGCTCACAAGTGTGTTGCGTTGCTCTGACAAAAGGTATTTCAATGAGTTAGAAGCGGCAGGCTTGCAAAAGCTTTCTCGTGTATGTGTTTGCTTGGTGTTCAGGTATTGGATTGGCTCTGGCCGCAGCTGTGAAAGGCTACCGCTGCATCATCGTCATGCCAGAGAAAATGAGCATGGAGAAGGCAAGTTATCCTCTTTACTTTTGTCACTTTTTCACCGGAGATGTTTTTTATGCAATCATATAACACACAAAACAATTCAGGTGGATGTCCTGAGGGCACTTGGAGCCGAGATTGTCCGCACCCCTACTAGTGCTCGCTTCGATTCCCCAGAATCCCATGTGGGTGTTGCCTGGCGCCTGAAGAACGAGATCCCGAACTCTCACATCCTGGACCAGTACCGCAACCCGAGCAACCCTCTGGCTCACTACGACACCACAGCAGAAGAAATCCTGGAGCAGTGCGACGGTACAGGACACCACTGAGATGATAAACATCTAATTTCTCCTTTGCCTTTGCTAAACTCTGACAGCATATTGGGATCCCCAAGTTACATATTTGATCCCTCTCTCTGTGACAGGGAAACTGGACATGCTGGTGGCAGGAGCCGGCACTGGAGGAACCATCACAGGCATTGCTCGCAAACTAAAGGAACGTTGCCCCAACATCAAAGTAAGTTGTCACAAGAGATTAAGGTAGGCCTTTTATTTATGTAGGCGACAAAGTCACATAGTACCATTGCCTTCGCTTCCACCAAGGATTCTTAAAATCTTAAATTAAGATtaagtttccatatgagttgggaaattgttttagatgtaattataaacggaatactatgatttgcaaatccttttcaacccatattcaattgaatgcactacaaagacaagatatttgttgttcaaactcataaaccttttttttttttttttgcaaaaaatacttaatttagattttcatggctgcaacacgtgccaaaatagctGGGAAagggcatcaccttttctttaaacatcactcaataaacgtttgggaactgaggaaactaattgttgaagctttgaaagtggaattcttccccattcttgttttatgtagagcttcaatggttcaacagtccggcgtctccgctgtcgtattttacgcttcataatgcgccacacattttcgatgggagacaggtctagaatgcaggcgggccaggaaaagtacccgcactcttttttttattaagccacgctgttataacacgtggcttggcattgtcttgctgaaataatcaggggcgtccatgataacgctgcttggatgacaacatatgttgctccaaaacctgtattgaccattcagcattaatggtgcattcacagatgtgtaagttacccatgccttgggcactaatgcacccccatcccatcacagatgctggcttataaactttgcgc
Above is a genomic segment from Nerophis ophidion isolate RoL-2023_Sa linkage group LG27, RoL_Noph_v1.0, whole genome shotgun sequence containing:
- the cbsa gene encoding cystathionine beta-synthase a, translated to MPSVPLSKESPVKSPVCPHSAKLHQHTNGDTKLREGRLLHNGVEATAAVEDPAEPNSGIQRKWIRPDLPSRCKWSLGASQAESPHVQVPRNITPTILPNILHKIGDTPLVRINKIPKAFGLKCELLAKCEFFNAGGSVKDRISLRMVEDAERAGILKPGDTIIEPTSGNTGIGLALAAAVKGYRCIIVMPEKMSMEKVDVLRALGAEIVRTPTSARFDSPESHVGVAWRLKNEIPNSHILDQYRNPSNPLAHYDTTAEEILEQCDGKLDMLVAGAGTGGTITGIARKLKERCPNIKIVGVDPEGSCLAEPEELNKTDKTQYEVEGIGYDFIPTVLDRSVVDTWYKSNDEESFNMSRMLIRDEGLLCGGSSGTAMAAAVNVAKELKEGQRCVVLLPDSVRNYMSKFLSDKWMVQKGFLSEEDLLVKKPWWWNLNVQSLNLSAPLTVLPTVSCQRTIKILKDKGFDQAPVVDESGLILGMVTLGNMLASILAGKIKLSDPVNKVLYKQFKRIRLLDNLGKLSRILETDHFALVIHEQIQYLTDGSPSQKQMVFGVVTAVDLLNFVTMRERRERSFSESTEELSM